In Vibrio celticus, one genomic interval encodes:
- a CDS encoding CvpA family protein has product MNWLDFVILGVIGFSAVISLVRGFAKEALSLVIWFGAFFIASQYYAKLAMYFTNIEDEMFRNGTAIAALFVATLVVGALVNYVIGQLVQKTGLSGTDRILGVVFGGLRGVLIVSAVLFFMDAFTAFPSSEWWKNSQLVPEFSRIIAPFFEHLQATSSFLSGAL; this is encoded by the coding sequence ATGAATTGGTTAGATTTTGTCATTTTAGGCGTGATCGGCTTCTCTGCCGTGATCAGTTTAGTTCGTGGTTTCGCTAAAGAAGCCTTGTCACTCGTTATTTGGTTTGGAGCATTTTTTATTGCTAGCCAGTACTACGCTAAATTAGCGATGTACTTCACCAATATCGAAGATGAGATGTTTCGAAACGGAACTGCGATAGCAGCATTGTTTGTTGCAACGTTAGTTGTGGGTGCCTTAGTTAACTATGTCATCGGTCAACTAGTTCAGAAAACAGGCCTGTCAGGTACAGACAGAATCCTCGGTGTCGTCTTTGGTGGCTTACGTGGTGTTTTGATTGTTTCTGCAGTGTTGTTTTTCATGGATGCGTTTACTGCATTCCCAAGTTCTGAGTGGTGGAAGAATTCGCAATTGGTTCCGGAATTTAGTCGAATCATTGCGCCATTCTTCGAGCATTTACAAGCAACATCTAGTTTCTTATCTGGCGCGCTCTAG
- a CDS encoding SPOR domain-containing protein → MASKFQSRLVGTIILVAIGVIVLPDVLDGKKLHYKEEFASIPIKPELDSNVEVFEVLDPVEDQIALPDSPVEQVVESGRTDNSNTQTASSSNNKEVDKVAVVVKPVPEKNEYQDSAWIIQLMALKNADNAKNVVKDLQKRGYQAHTKQEKTFTRVIIGPDVSKSKLERQIKELEKITGSKGQLLKFKPLNP, encoded by the coding sequence ATGGCAAGTAAATTCCAAAGCCGATTAGTCGGCACCATCATTTTAGTGGCCATTGGCGTGATTGTATTACCCGATGTGCTAGATGGTAAGAAGCTCCACTATAAAGAAGAGTTTGCAAGCATTCCGATTAAGCCTGAGCTTGATAGTAATGTTGAAGTGTTTGAAGTGCTCGATCCCGTTGAAGATCAGATAGCGCTACCAGATTCTCCGGTTGAGCAAGTGGTTGAAAGTGGTCGTACTGATAATTCAAACACGCAAACCGCGTCTTCTTCCAATAATAAAGAAGTAGACAAAGTGGCAGTCGTGGTTAAGCCAGTACCGGAAAAAAATGAATACCAAGACAGTGCTTGGATTATTCAATTGATGGCTTTGAAGAATGCTGACAACGCAAAAAACGTTGTTAAGGATCTGCAAAAGCGTGGTTATCAGGCTCACACCAAGCAAGAAAAAACTTTTACGCGAGTAATTATTGGCCCGGATGTCTCTAAATCCAAACTTGAGCGACAAATTAAGGAATTAGAAAAAATTACGGGTTCAAAAGGCCAGTTGCTCAAATTTAAACCGTTAAATCCATAA
- the accD gene encoding acetyl-CoA carboxylase, carboxyltransferase subunit beta, whose product MSWLEKILEKSNIVTSRKASIPEGVWTKCTSCEQVLYHAELERNLEVCPKCDHHMRMKARRRLDTFLDKGERVELGADLEPQDKLKFKDSKRYKERISAAQKNSGETDALVAMKGELLGLPIVACAFEFSFMGGSMGSVVGARFVKAVDAAIENNCGLVCFSASGGARMQEALMSLMQMAKTSAALERLSAKGLPFVSVMTDPTMGGVSASLAMLGDINIGEPKALIGFAGRRVIEQTVREDLPEGFQRSEFLLDHGAIDMIVDRREMRQRVASLVAKMTNQPSPLVVSVNDSPNEATYEVPEAPEKG is encoded by the coding sequence ATGAGTTGGCTTGAAAAGATTTTAGAAAAAAGCAACATCGTAACATCTCGTAAAGCGTCTATCCCTGAGGGTGTTTGGACTAAATGTACTTCTTGTGAGCAGGTTCTGTACCATGCTGAACTAGAGCGTAACCTAGAAGTATGTCCAAAATGTGACCATCACATGCGCATGAAAGCACGTCGTCGTCTGGATACATTCCTAGACAAAGGTGAACGTGTTGAACTAGGTGCTGATCTTGAGCCACAAGATAAGCTGAAATTTAAAGATTCTAAGCGTTACAAAGAACGTATCTCTGCTGCACAGAAAAACAGTGGTGAGACAGATGCACTAGTTGCAATGAAAGGCGAACTGCTTGGTTTACCTATCGTAGCGTGTGCTTTTGAATTCTCATTCATGGGCGGCTCAATGGGTTCTGTTGTAGGTGCTCGTTTCGTGAAAGCGGTAGATGCTGCTATCGAGAACAACTGTGGTTTAGTTTGTTTCTCTGCAAGTGGTGGTGCGCGTATGCAAGAGGCATTGATGTCTCTAATGCAAATGGCGAAAACCAGTGCTGCTCTAGAGCGTTTATCGGCGAAAGGCCTACCGTTTGTTTCAGTCATGACTGATCCAACAATGGGTGGTGTTTCTGCAAGTTTGGCGATGCTTGGCGATATCAACATTGGTGAGCCAAAAGCTCTTATCGGTTTCGCTGGACGTCGTGTAATTGAACAAACGGTACGTGAAGACCTTCCTGAAGGTTTCCAACGCAGTGAGTTCCTACTAGACCACGGTGCTATCGACATGATTGTTGACCGTCGTGAGATGCGTCAGCGCGTTGCAAGCCTTGTTGCTAAAATGACCAACCAGCCTTCACCATTAGTAGTTTCTGTGAACGATTCACCGAATGAAGCTACTTATGAAGTACCAGAAGCGCCAGAAAAAGGGTAA
- a CDS encoding aspartate-semialdehyde dehydrogenase, translating to MSQEFNIAILGATGAVGETILEVLKERKFPVGEMHLLASERSEGKTSRFNGKTIQVQNVEDFDWSQVHIAFFSAGSELSERWAPIAADEGVVVIDNTSRFRYEYDVPLVVPEVNPEAIAEFRNRNIIANPNCSTIQMVVALKPIHDEVGLERINVSTYQSVSGAGKPGIDELAGQTAKLLNGMPAENSAFSQQIAFNCIPQIDEFTENGYTREEMKMVWETQKIFADSSITVNPTCVRVPVFYGHAESLHIETRAPIGAEQVVQLLENTEGVEVFQALDFPTQVRDAGGKDHVMVGRIRNDISHHSGVNMWVVADNVRKGAATNAVQIAEVLIRDYF from the coding sequence ATGAGCCAAGAATTTAATATTGCTATTTTAGGTGCGACTGGTGCGGTTGGTGAAACCATTCTTGAAGTACTTAAAGAGCGTAAATTCCCTGTCGGTGAAATGCACTTACTAGCAAGTGAACGTAGTGAAGGCAAAACTTCCCGTTTTAACGGCAAAACAATACAAGTACAAAACGTAGAAGACTTCGATTGGTCTCAAGTACATATTGCGTTTTTCTCTGCAGGTAGCGAGCTTTCGGAGCGTTGGGCTCCAATTGCAGCTGATGAAGGTGTTGTTGTTATCGATAATACATCACGTTTCCGTTACGAATACGATGTTCCTCTGGTTGTGCCTGAGGTGAACCCTGAAGCAATTGCTGAGTTCCGTAACCGTAACATCATCGCGAACCCTAACTGCTCGACTATCCAAATGGTAGTCGCTCTGAAACCAATTCACGATGAAGTGGGCCTTGAGCGTATTAACGTTTCAACTTACCAATCTGTGTCTGGTGCAGGTAAGCCTGGTATCGATGAGCTAGCGGGTCAAACGGCTAAGCTTCTTAATGGTATGCCAGCTGAAAATTCAGCGTTCTCACAGCAGATCGCGTTCAACTGTATTCCTCAAATCGATGAATTTACAGAGAACGGCTACACGCGTGAAGAGATGAAGATGGTTTGGGAAACTCAAAAAATCTTTGCTGACTCTTCAATCACAGTGAACCCGACTTGTGTTCGCGTACCAGTATTCTACGGTCACGCAGAATCTCTACACATTGAAACTCGCGCACCAATCGGTGCAGAGCAAGTGGTTCAGCTTCTAGAGAACACGGAAGGTGTTGAAGTTTTCCAAGCGCTAGACTTCCCAACTCAAGTTCGTGATGCAGGTGGTAAAGACCACGTAATGGTTGGTCGTATTCGTAACGACATCAGCCATCACAGCGGCGTGAACATGTGGGTTGTAGCTGATAACGTTCGTAAAGGTGCGGCAACAAACGCAGTTCAAATCGCTGAAGTTCTGATTCGCGATTACTTCTAA
- the folC gene encoding bifunctional tetrahydrofolate synthase/dihydrofolate synthase, protein MSQQPIPQATSSLEMWLDYLSNIHTTAIDLGLDRVQAVASKANLTKPAQHVITVAGTNGKGSTCALMEAILLDAGYSVGVYSSPHLIRYNERVRINGQDLSDEKLVQSFDFIEKERGEISLSFFEYGTLAALRVFQTEAVDVVLLEVGLGGRLDATNIVEHDVSVITSLAVDHVDWLGDDINVIGFEKAGIYRSGKPAICGQPKPPATVAAHADDIKAEFYQVGIQYTYDVDGDTWNWRSGAFQLESLPIPSLPLPNAATALMALGTSELSISDVNVVNGMKNAQLPGRMQQISEQPVIVLDVAHNPHSAEYFAQQVTKKYAGKNLHVVVAMLHDKDIPATLEVLAPIATHWYPASLQGPRAATAAELCQSLPEGVEQHSNPVTAFEAALASVKGDDVVLVVGSFHTVGEVLEHWQKKGN, encoded by the coding sequence ATGAGTCAACAACCTATTCCTCAAGCCACATCCTCTTTGGAGATGTGGCTTGATTATTTATCAAACATCCACACAACCGCTATTGATCTTGGATTAGACCGAGTTCAGGCCGTCGCCTCTAAGGCAAACCTCACCAAACCTGCTCAACATGTTATTACTGTTGCCGGAACCAATGGCAAAGGCTCAACATGTGCATTGATGGAAGCGATTCTATTGGACGCTGGTTACTCAGTTGGTGTCTACAGCTCCCCTCACTTAATTCGCTATAACGAACGTGTTCGTATCAACGGCCAAGATCTATCTGATGAAAAGCTGGTTCAGTCTTTCGATTTCATTGAGAAAGAGCGTGGCGAAATCAGCCTGAGCTTTTTCGAATATGGCACTTTAGCGGCGTTACGCGTATTTCAAACTGAAGCGGTTGATGTTGTGCTTTTAGAAGTGGGTTTAGGCGGGCGTTTAGACGCGACCAATATCGTTGAGCATGATGTTTCTGTGATTACTAGTTTGGCTGTCGACCATGTTGACTGGCTAGGTGATGACATCAATGTGATTGGCTTTGAGAAAGCGGGCATTTATCGTAGCGGTAAACCCGCTATCTGTGGTCAACCCAAGCCACCGGCAACGGTTGCGGCACATGCTGATGATATTAAGGCTGAGTTCTACCAAGTCGGTATTCAATACACTTATGATGTTGACGGTGATACGTGGAACTGGCGCAGTGGTGCATTCCAACTAGAATCGCTACCTATTCCAAGCCTGCCGTTACCTAACGCTGCAACAGCGTTGATGGCATTGGGCACATCAGAGCTTAGTATTAGTGACGTGAACGTGGTTAACGGCATGAAGAATGCGCAGCTTCCTGGGCGTATGCAGCAAATTAGCGAACAACCCGTGATTGTGCTGGATGTGGCGCACAACCCGCATTCTGCTGAATACTTTGCGCAGCAAGTTACTAAGAAGTATGCAGGTAAAAATTTACACGTTGTAGTCGCGATGCTTCATGACAAAGATATTCCAGCAACATTGGAAGTATTAGCACCAATCGCAACTCATTGGTACCCAGCTTCATTGCAAGGGCCACGCGCAGCGACAGCTGCTGAATTGTGTCAAAGCCTACCTGAAGGCGTAGAGCAGCATTCAAACCCTGTCACAGCTTTTGAAGCGGCTTTAGCTTCTGTTAAAGGTGACGATGTTGTGTTGGTTGTCGGTTCTTTCCATACCGTGGGTGAAGTGTTGGAGCATTGGCAGAAAAAAGGAAACTAA
- a CDS encoding FimV/HubP family polar landmark protein gives MFQIFKPWLMPFAFIIATQISVVRADSIRVVGPNGQIQSAPTFSEPLQRAQSNSAEPSRFYGPTRGSETLWSIASKLRPDNSVSVQQTLLAIYRLNPQAFENQNIHSLLPASNLRVPSLEQTRASSTQQAINIMNSHLAKLDAPASKPVASKPKTSSSDAKNTTPAKQVSSAETAKKPLSLTQSSLEQSAPTQEMNKLEKQLELSETELLSLEEKNHQLRLMLSNVQSEVDELKTELSDEDRIRSEVEKLLDEERRKNAEIEKMAPSAMDELLSNGWLVAALAIIPGLLLGLIIVMLLGRRSKNDEQQQTTQEQPIQPEPSVVAPIALGDEMDDLNELSLDDDLFGTEDDANKLFDDQALAEEDDVFAGLDESDLDFNLDGEDDDPFASIGENGDLDTNFDDLDLDSSNGISVNGEEKALGLEEMERALDKTAESALDTDEVDFDLSDDNAMSADDIEALLSQEGETEDLGSNELDQSLLDDLFALDDEDDDSFDIDALISEEQSNSPSNTEAPASDDFDIDALISEQQSDTKPADLSNDDFDIDALISEQQSSEPASPPANDDIDDIFAQVAAQNDQANDPFNLDNDDEIATNLNSGLASDDDIENILSRFDKPIVDEEPQDSVDLLDVQLAGDDVDLSHSTDLLDEMLEDESGDESESEPLGFDSLSELEELSGLSTDDDLNIAEDSTETLDELIGDSDDDDFELDADSTDLLDDFLDSELSDDGLSADEADAPKAESLDPFDDLLTSGIEDELESEEKAFDKELDVAFGFANGNDEPEMGSDVDLTPLTSEKSEVEPEQASDISETPQSEAVSDESLDSELIQESADVKPENDEDFNRDDFIDDLFGVAPATDALLDDSLETTDEALIDELMTSDDNDSLPATEEPAEPSLENTVESEQAHFSNSNEVSSEESASSVEDDELYIDSLLSENSDFDKPDFEERVQEETAQQEPEPKEADVQEQREDIAASFEDQASPSSLNDISEDDEETVEDWLAEAIDDVESPANIDSDFDFEPKIQGSDEFEDVVESLPEPEPEPEREREREPEPVRAANMPEIIPNEFGVPQDDDWLIEDEASEPEVLAETDVTPELVTPVAEPQLDAEPQVEATPQAEVAEQAEVLGQESEEEFSFDDFELPEFGEEDALAEADAESTSEAATPDIDSQPSVESQPTAEPQLEAALQAETAKPESEEEFSFDDFELPEFGEEDALAEVVSEPDEAQLEQDLAPDTEKFEFDDLDLPEYDEESAKADSVLDDIEQSNAEPVAEDQGVEFDEFDLPEYGEDEAISDAFAEKPTPLTSFSPQGEEQDALHDLFSNPQSYSQADDFSNAEDSEPAGFSQPEQSLSAASEPNSTPAAVQDEPLEGFDDFDETALAELLSEDVQDSVDNMFDKPLDATSIDSAGLDIDAMLEVGGEDWKGFNLAPEQQSSMHNDVPDDQQEIWASAEQQAEPKIKEENWAQQDNLTESGNSRDKQYMTIDELMAQVEQEGEEVINPDDEELKLDVGLNEFPDVIGDIGNYDVDSNAEAAGKLDLAKIYIEMSDSQGAIKLLEEAIVDGSDDIRREAKNLIDSLNGR, from the coding sequence ATGTTTCAAATTTTCAAGCCGTGGTTAATGCCTTTTGCCTTTATCATTGCGACTCAGATTTCCGTTGTTCGTGCAGATTCCATTCGAGTTGTAGGGCCTAATGGTCAGATACAATCAGCGCCTACGTTTTCAGAACCTCTTCAAAGAGCGCAATCGAATAGCGCTGAGCCTTCACGTTTCTATGGTCCAACTCGCGGCTCAGAGACATTGTGGTCTATTGCTTCAAAGTTACGCCCTGATAACTCCGTTTCAGTCCAACAAACCCTGTTGGCTATTTATCGCTTAAACCCACAAGCGTTTGAAAACCAGAATATCCATAGTCTGCTGCCTGCCAGCAATTTACGTGTGCCTTCTTTAGAGCAAACACGTGCAAGTTCGACGCAGCAAGCTATCAACATCATGAACTCACATCTTGCTAAGCTTGATGCTCCTGCGAGCAAGCCTGTCGCTTCAAAACCAAAAACCTCGAGTTCTGATGCAAAAAATACTACTCCTGCCAAGCAAGTAAGCTCTGCTGAAACTGCAAAAAAACCATTGTCTCTAACTCAGTCTTCTCTAGAACAATCCGCTCCAACCCAAGAGATGAACAAGTTAGAGAAGCAGCTAGAGCTTTCAGAAACTGAACTCTTGTCACTTGAAGAGAAAAACCACCAACTTCGTTTGATGTTGTCGAATGTTCAATCGGAAGTTGATGAACTAAAAACTGAGCTCAGTGATGAAGACCGCATTCGTAGCGAAGTGGAAAAGCTGCTTGATGAAGAGCGCAGAAAGAACGCCGAAATTGAAAAGATGGCACCAAGTGCCATGGACGAATTGTTATCGAATGGTTGGTTAGTGGCGGCTCTTGCGATTATTCCAGGTCTGCTACTTGGTTTGATCATTGTGATGTTGTTAGGCCGTCGTTCTAAAAATGATGAGCAACAGCAAACTACTCAAGAGCAACCGATTCAGCCAGAACCAAGCGTCGTCGCGCCTATTGCATTGGGCGACGAGATGGATGACCTTAACGAGCTGTCGTTAGACGATGATTTGTTCGGTACGGAAGATGACGCCAACAAGTTGTTTGACGATCAAGCGCTAGCTGAAGAAGACGATGTCTTTGCCGGCTTAGATGAATCTGATCTCGATTTCAATCTAGATGGTGAAGACGATGACCCGTTTGCCAGCATTGGCGAAAACGGTGATTTAGACACCAACTTCGATGATCTTGATTTAGACAGCAGTAACGGCATTAGTGTTAATGGCGAAGAGAAGGCTCTTGGTCTTGAAGAGATGGAGCGCGCGCTCGATAAAACCGCGGAAAGCGCACTTGATACAGATGAAGTCGATTTTGACCTTTCTGATGATAACGCAATGTCTGCTGATGACATTGAAGCCTTGTTATCTCAAGAGGGTGAAACTGAGGACTTAGGCTCTAACGAGCTAGACCAATCTTTATTAGATGATCTGTTTGCTCTTGATGACGAAGATGATGACAGCTTTGATATTGATGCGTTGATTTCGGAAGAGCAAAGTAATTCGCCGTCTAACACTGAAGCACCAGCAAGCGATGATTTTGACATTGATGCACTTATCTCAGAGCAACAAAGCGATACCAAGCCTGCTGATTTGAGCAATGACGATTTTGATATTGATGCTCTAATCTCTGAACAACAGAGCTCTGAGCCTGCGTCACCGCCAGCAAATGACGATATTGATGACATCTTTGCCCAGGTTGCCGCTCAGAACGATCAAGCGAATGACCCTTTCAACCTCGATAACGACGATGAGATTGCCACTAACCTAAACAGTGGTTTAGCGTCTGATGATGATATCGAAAACATTTTGTCTCGGTTCGATAAGCCAATCGTAGATGAAGAACCTCAAGACAGCGTTGACCTGCTTGATGTGCAATTGGCTGGGGATGACGTTGATCTAAGTCACTCGACCGACCTTCTTGATGAAATGTTGGAAGACGAATCGGGTGATGAGTCTGAAAGTGAGCCTTTAGGTTTTGATTCATTATCTGAACTTGAAGAGCTTTCTGGTTTATCGACCGATGATGACCTAAACATCGCAGAAGACAGCACGGAAACCTTAGATGAATTGATAGGTGATTCTGACGATGATGATTTCGAACTTGATGCCGACAGTACCGACTTATTGGATGACTTCCTTGATAGTGAATTGTCAGATGATGGGCTGTCAGCAGACGAAGCAGATGCCCCAAAAGCGGAATCTTTAGACCCTTTTGATGACTTACTGACAAGTGGCATTGAAGACGAGCTTGAATCTGAAGAGAAGGCGTTTGATAAAGAGCTAGACGTAGCCTTTGGTTTTGCTAACGGCAACGATGAACCTGAAATGGGCTCAGACGTTGACCTTACTCCGTTAACCTCAGAAAAATCTGAAGTTGAGCCTGAGCAAGCGTCGGATATTAGTGAAACACCACAATCTGAAGCCGTTAGTGATGAATCGTTAGATTCGGAACTGATCCAAGAAAGTGCTGACGTTAAGCCAGAAAATGATGAAGACTTTAATCGTGATGACTTTATCGATGATTTGTTCGGTGTCGCACCGGCAACGGATGCTTTACTTGATGACTCGCTAGAAACGACAGACGAAGCGTTGATTGATGAGTTAATGACTTCTGATGACAACGATTCGCTGCCAGCGACAGAAGAGCCTGCTGAACCATCTCTTGAAAATACGGTTGAATCAGAGCAAGCGCATTTTTCAAACAGCAACGAAGTATCATCGGAAGAAAGCGCATCATCGGTTGAAGATGATGAACTGTATATCGACTCGCTGTTATCTGAGAATTCTGATTTTGACAAACCAGATTTTGAAGAGCGAGTTCAAGAAGAAACCGCACAACAAGAACCAGAGCCGAAAGAAGCCGACGTCCAAGAGCAGCGTGAAGACATCGCTGCTAGCTTTGAAGATCAAGCTTCACCATCCTCTTTAAATGATATCTCTGAAGATGATGAAGAGACGGTTGAAGATTGGTTGGCTGAAGCGATCGACGATGTAGAGTCTCCAGCGAACATCGACTCTGATTTCGACTTTGAGCCTAAAATTCAAGGTAGCGATGAATTTGAAGATGTCGTTGAATCCTTGCCAGAGCCAGAGCCAGAGCCAGAGCGAGAGCGAGAGCGAGAGCCAGAGCCAGTTCGAGCTGCAAATATGCCAGAGATCATTCCAAATGAATTCGGCGTACCACAAGACGACGATTGGCTGATTGAAGACGAGGCGTCTGAACCAGAAGTATTAGCGGAAACTGACGTAACACCAGAGCTAGTGACACCAGTCGCTGAACCTCAGTTAGATGCTGAACCGCAAGTTGAAGCTACACCACAAGCGGAAGTAGCAGAACAAGCTGAAGTTCTAGGACAAGAAAGCGAAGAAGAATTCTCGTTTGACGACTTCGAGTTACCTGAGTTTGGCGAAGAAGACGCACTGGCGGAAGCTGATGCTGAATCAACATCAGAGGCAGCAACGCCTGATATCGACTCTCAACCAAGTGTTGAATCGCAACCAACCGCTGAGCCTCAGCTAGAGGCTGCACTACAGGCTGAAACTGCGAAACCAGAAAGCGAAGAAGAGTTCTCGTTTGATGACTTCGAACTCCCAGAGTTTGGTGAAGAAGACGCGTTAGCTGAAGTGGTGAGTGAACCAGATGAAGCGCAGCTAGAGCAAGACTTAGCGCCTGACACCGAGAAGTTCGAGTTCGATGACCTTGATCTTCCTGAGTACGATGAAGAAAGCGCAAAAGCGGACTCTGTTTTAGATGATATTGAGCAAAGCAATGCTGAGCCGGTAGCGGAAGACCAAGGCGTAGAGTTTGATGAGTTTGATTTGCCTGAATACGGTGAAGATGAAGCGATCTCCGATGCGTTTGCAGAGAAACCGACACCACTGACCTCTTTCAGCCCACAAGGCGAAGAGCAAGATGCGTTGCATGATCTGTTCTCAAATCCGCAGAGCTACAGTCAGGCTGATGATTTCTCGAACGCAGAAGACTCTGAACCGGCTGGCTTTTCACAGCCAGAACAATCACTGAGCGCGGCTTCAGAGCCAAACTCAACGCCTGCAGCGGTTCAAGACGAGCCACTAGAAGGCTTTGATGACTTTGATGAGACAGCATTAGCTGAGTTGCTTTCTGAAGATGTTCAAGACTCTGTCGACAACATGTTCGATAAGCCATTGGATGCAACATCGATTGATAGTGCAGGGCTAGATATTGATGCCATGCTAGAGGTTGGCGGCGAAGACTGGAAAGGTTTTAACCTAGCGCCAGAGCAACAATCGAGCATGCATAATGATGTGCCTGATGACCAACAAGAGATTTGGGCGTCGGCTGAACAGCAAGCTGAACCGAAGATCAAAGAAGAGAATTGGGCTCAACAAGACAACCTAACCGAATCAGGCAACAGTCGTGATAAGCAGTACATGACCATTGATGAACTGATGGCTCAAGTCGAGCAAGAAGGTGAAGAGGTCATTAATCCAGATGATGAAGAGCTTAAACTGGATGTTGGCCTAAATGAATTCCCAGACGTTATCGGCGACATTGGCAACTATGATGTTGATAGCAATGCAGAGGCTGCAGGTAAGCTTGATTTGGCTAAAATTTACATCGAGATGAGTGACTCGCAAGGTGCAATTAAGCTTCTAGAAGAGGCAATCGTTGACGGTAGCGATGATATTCGTCGAGAGGCAAAAAACCTGATCGATTCGTTAAACGGTCGATAA
- the truA gene encoding tRNA pseudouridine(38-40) synthase TruA — MKIALGIEYNGTHYFGWQRQRDVKSVQEELEKALSVVANHPVEVMCAGRTDAGVHGTGQVVHFETNVDRKMVAWTMGANANMPKDIAVRWATEVNEDFHARFSATARRYRYIIFNHALRPGILNSGVSHYHGHLDEKKMHEAGQYLLGENDFTSFRATHCQSRSPWRNMIHLNVTRHGHYIVIDIKANAFVHHMVRNITGSLIAVGKGEQKPEWIQWLLEAKDRKVAGATAKAEGLYLVDVDYPEHFELPREPIGPLFLPDNLN, encoded by the coding sequence ATGAAAATTGCTTTAGGTATTGAATATAACGGTACCCACTACTTTGGTTGGCAGCGCCAACGAGACGTGAAAAGTGTCCAAGAAGAATTGGAAAAGGCTCTTTCAGTTGTCGCGAATCACCCTGTAGAAGTTATGTGCGCAGGTCGTACAGATGCCGGTGTTCACGGTACGGGACAAGTCGTTCACTTTGAAACTAATGTCGATCGTAAAATGGTGGCATGGACAATGGGCGCGAATGCCAACATGCCAAAAGATATTGCGGTTCGTTGGGCGACAGAAGTGAATGAGGATTTCCATGCTCGTTTCTCAGCAACTGCCCGCCGTTATCGCTACATTATTTTTAACCATGCACTTCGCCCAGGCATTTTGAATTCAGGCGTGAGCCATTATCATGGTCATCTTGATGAGAAAAAAATGCACGAAGCGGGTCAGTACTTACTTGGTGAGAATGACTTCACTTCGTTCAGGGCAACACATTGTCAATCCCGTAGCCCATGGAGAAACATGATTCACTTGAATGTGACTCGCCATGGACACTACATTGTGATCGATATTAAAGCGAATGCGTTTGTTCACCACATGGTGAGGAATATTACTGGTAGCCTTATTGCCGTTGGTAAGGGTGAGCAGAAACCAGAGTGGATCCAGTGGCTTTTAGAAGCTAAAGATCGAAAAGTAGCCGGCGCAACTGCAAAAGCGGAAGGTTTGTATCTGGTGGATGTTGATTATCCCGAACATTTTGAACTACCACGAGAGCCAATTGGTCCTCTATTTTTGCCGGATAATTTGAACTAA